The proteins below come from a single Candidatus Poribacteria bacterium genomic window:
- a CDS encoding DUF58 domain-containing protein, with amino-acid sequence MQQSPAVGRTFLNPEILARIGNLELIAKFVVEGFISGLHKSPYHGFSVEFSQYRQYMPGDDTKHIDWKAYARTDRYYIKQFEEETNLNCYLLLDTSESMLHPMDDTQVDDPDTEDSGTAQRLTKLQYSSFLIASLAYFMAKQRDAIGFAYFDETLHQYLPARSSTSHLHSILLTLETLKTTKSTRMGTPLHQIAERLTKRGLVLFVSDLYDENHEEVISGLEHLRYEGHEVIVFHVLAQQELEFVNFEAGRSAEALIRFIDSESDTEIITTPQAIQESYLSNFNEFLDTYRLALRRADIDYNVITTTTPIDFALASYLAKRQGVF; translated from the coding sequence ATGCAACAGAGTCCAGCGGTAGGACGCACATTTTTAAATCCAGAAATCCTCGCACGAATCGGGAACCTTGAGCTGATTGCGAAATTCGTGGTTGAGGGTTTTATCTCTGGACTTCATAAAAGTCCATACCATGGGTTCAGTGTTGAGTTCTCACAATACCGGCAATATATGCCTGGGGATGACACCAAGCATATAGATTGGAAAGCCTACGCCCGTACGGATCGGTACTATATCAAGCAATTTGAAGAGGAAACGAATCTCAATTGCTACCTTCTCTTGGATACAAGCGAATCTATGCTGCATCCGATGGACGACACACAGGTGGATGATCCAGATACAGAAGATAGTGGAACAGCGCAAAGACTGACAAAGCTGCAGTATTCAAGTTTCCTCATTGCATCGCTCGCCTATTTTATGGCGAAACAGCGGGATGCTATTGGGTTTGCGTACTTTGATGAGACCCTTCACCAGTACCTCCCTGCCCGAAGTAGTACATCACATCTGCACTCGATCTTGCTCACGTTGGAGACGCTGAAAACCACGAAAAGCACACGGATGGGAACACCCTTGCATCAAATCGCTGAGCGTTTAACCAAACGCGGCTTAGTCCTCTTCGTTTCGGATCTCTACGATGAAAATCATGAAGAGGTTATTAGTGGTTTGGAGCATCTGCGTTATGAGGGACATGAGGTTATTGTTTTTCATGTCCTCGCACAACAGGAACTTGAGTTTGTTAACTTTGAGGCGGGACGAAGCGCAGAAGCACTTATCCGTTTTATCGATTCGGAAAGTGACACTGAGATTATCACAACACCGCAAGCGATTCAGGAAAGTTACTTAAGTAATTTCAACGAGTTTCTTGATACCTATAGACTCGCATTGCGGCGAGCGGATATTGATTATAACGTCATAACAACAACAACACCGATTGATTTCGCTCTTGCCTCCTATCTCGCGAAGCGGCAAGGCGTTTTCTAA
- a CDS encoding sulfatase — translation MAKQPNIVLMGVDSLLATHMSCYGYHRLTTPHIDRFAEGATLFEKTYSAHIPTTSAYASMLTGLDTFSTQVVALRHQGPLREEVKTLPEILRDAGYDTTCVGFGGPSARGFDTYLDFSGWGPDESGRSPKAENLNKTTLPELNRLIDQSDEKPFFLFLRHMDPHSPYLPPAPYERTFYHGDECDPSNKSMEPVMAFKPFCDYFASWMPPGITDKDYVIAQYDGAIAYMDACIQTLFNALETRGVMDETIVVINGDHGETLYDHECWFDHHGLYDVTLHVPLIIRYPGRVPAGKRVAGYNQHKDLVPTLLELADIQTDIAFDGESLTPLMNGEITSYESEFYITECTWMRKHGWRTPEWKLIVALEPDFHFKPPVELYNLIQDPDENNNLVDEHPDIVNTLETRMKSWILQREQETGLTNPIMTQGDWHGHKGVGPFKSSEQAYDTMHIGNPGEAARLQAKSRDE, via the coding sequence ATGGCAAAACAGCCAAATATTGTATTGATGGGAGTTGATTCCCTTCTCGCAACACACATGAGTTGTTACGGGTATCATAGACTGACGACACCGCATATCGATAGGTTTGCAGAGGGTGCCACCCTTTTTGAGAAAACCTATAGCGCGCACATTCCAACAACGAGTGCTTATGCCTCAATGCTCACCGGCTTAGATACCTTCAGCACACAAGTCGTTGCTTTGCGGCACCAAGGACCGCTCCGTGAAGAGGTCAAAACGTTGCCGGAAATCCTTCGGGACGCAGGCTACGATACCACCTGTGTCGGATTCGGTGGTCCAAGTGCACGTGGGTTTGATACCTATCTCGACTTCTCTGGATGGGGTCCCGATGAAAGCGGACGTAGTCCGAAAGCGGAAAATCTGAACAAAACCACACTCCCAGAACTGAATAGACTCATAGATCAGAGCGACGAGAAACCGTTCTTCCTATTCCTACGCCACATGGACCCTCACTCCCCGTATCTACCGCCCGCACCTTATGAACGGACATTTTACCACGGCGATGAGTGCGATCCGAGCAACAAATCAATGGAGCCGGTGATGGCGTTTAAACCGTTTTGCGACTATTTTGCTTCTTGGATGCCACCCGGAATCACCGACAAGGATTACGTCATCGCGCAATACGACGGCGCAATCGCTTATATGGACGCGTGCATTCAGACGCTCTTTAATGCCCTCGAAACGCGCGGGGTGATGGACGAAACTATTGTCGTTATCAACGGTGATCACGGCGAAACCCTCTACGATCACGAGTGCTGGTTCGATCATCATGGACTCTACGATGTCACCTTGCATGTACCGCTTATCATCCGTTATCCAGGGCGCGTGCCCGCCGGAAAACGGGTCGCTGGATACAACCAACACAAAGACCTCGTGCCGACGCTCCTTGAATTAGCGGATATTCAAACAGACATCGCATTCGATGGAGAGAGCCTTACCCCCTTAATGAACGGTGAGATAACCTCCTACGAGAGTGAGTTTTATATCACAGAATGCACATGGATGCGCAAACATGGCTGGCGGACCCCCGAATGGAAACTCATCGTCGCACTTGAACCGGACTTCCACTTCAAGCCCCCTGTTGAACTCTATAACCTTATCCAAGATCCTGACGAAAACAACAATCTCGTCGATGAACATCCGGATATCGTCAATACACTTGAAACACGGATGAAGAGCTGGATTCTCCAGCGAGAACAGGAAACAGGTTTGACGAACCCGATCATGACACAGGGCGATTGGCACGGACATAAAGGGGTCGGCCCCTTCAAGTCATCCGAACAGGCATACGACACAATGCACATCGGGAATCCGGGTGAAGCCGCACGTTTACAAGCGAAATCTCGCGATGAATAG
- a CDS encoding phytanoyl-CoA dioxygenase family protein encodes MNFESSAPIEVPQVVSDEQVQFFVDNGYLVVPDLLSLDEIEELRQDTVTIAKGGHPCDNLKPLPEDVSDNEVISRILCIHQPHFVSPVIEKYVKHPKICGILSQIAAAHLPHWDGSVKCMQSMLFVKPPNFQGQAWHQDEIYIPTRDRSLIGAWIAMDDATVENGCLWILPGSHRRGYLYPQRAHENPDEFDFAEESYGFDDTDEVPVEVKTGTLVFFNGYLLHRSRKNRGDTYRRVLVSHYCNAWSLLPWSLREGERPASADRRCIIPVSGVDPYAWKGYDAPPKTVSLRTCKAVEQLETSDES; translated from the coding sequence ATGAACTTTGAATCAAGCGCACCGATTGAGGTGCCACAAGTCGTATCTGATGAGCAGGTCCAATTTTTTGTGGACAACGGGTATCTTGTTGTTCCAGATCTGCTTTCGCTTGATGAAATAGAGGAGTTGCGGCAGGACACCGTTACAATCGCTAAAGGGGGTCATCCGTGTGATAACCTCAAACCGCTTCCTGAGGATGTCAGTGATAACGAAGTCATCAGCCGTATCCTTTGTATTCATCAACCGCATTTTGTCAGTCCAGTTATTGAGAAGTACGTTAAGCACCCGAAAATCTGCGGTATCTTGAGTCAGATCGCCGCTGCACATCTCCCGCATTGGGATGGGAGCGTCAAGTGCATGCAGTCTATGCTATTCGTGAAACCACCGAATTTCCAAGGGCAAGCGTGGCATCAGGACGAGATTTACATTCCGACACGCGATCGCTCCTTGATTGGTGCTTGGATTGCAATGGACGACGCTACCGTGGAAAATGGGTGCTTATGGATTCTACCGGGGTCGCACCGTCGCGGCTACCTCTATCCGCAGAGAGCTCATGAAAATCCAGATGAGTTCGACTTTGCGGAGGAGAGTTACGGTTTTGATGATACAGATGAGGTCCCTGTTGAAGTTAAAACCGGCACTTTGGTTTTCTTCAACGGCTATCTGCTCCATCGGTCGCGTAAAAACCGTGGTGATACGTATCGCAGAGTTTTGGTGAGCCATTACTGTAATGCATGGTCATTGTTACCTTGGTCGCTTAGAGAGGGAGAACGTCCCGCGAGTGCTGACCGACGATGCATCATTCCAGTTTCTGGTGTTGATCCCTATGCATGGAAGGGGTACGACGCGCCTCCTAAAACCGTTTCTCTGCGAACCTGCAAAGCCGTTGAGCAGTTGGAGACATCAGATGAAAGTTAA
- a CDS encoding BatA domain-containing protein, which yields MFFGLDILAPLFAVAGAVGASIPLILHLLNRERARRLVFSTIRFIQMSHQTNVRRHKLKRLLLLLMRILMLALLGFAFARPFFAQTFVIAQKTGGKRNAVIILDTSYSMRYEKVFENAKKEGLKILDGLDTADAACLILSSDSARVVAPLGSEFAHIRTALSNAEATYKPTDYLDALQTANEILEPIPIGEKQVYLIADMQKRGWENFIETDKLNPDVQIQFADVRAEQPRNLAITDLSVPPVVLKEQKASYLVARVRNFGDEAVENLPVRLFIDGNMIHTVQLDIEPDDLGDAVFKVDFQDEATHTGWVELPEDALGADNKRYFTLQSLQSIKVHAVSDGPRTQSTYQTAETFFMKMAFAVGSDAVPINFTESSSVPNTATLDRVDVLVLANVAQFSSSEAGRVAAYVAAGGGLIVTVGDNIDINAYEQNLGGEIGVMPCKFVQPVGDAFDRQQFRVLATVKYEHPIFAPFKEPNHGDFGKARFYRLFQAVPTKDATVIATYDDGSPALFEKPYGQLGRVLCFTSTIDREWNDLPIRAVYLPFLHESIKYLALKDVEATPDYRVGDNVELKAFETEDENRTGDREVAVFNPNNVETRLQRSEGTTTGEVGQGSLFYADTSIPGIYSVHTSGAEPYYFVVNGDATESNLAARDVEELSSMLKGTADESIEDTPAAELVAQYREDVEKSQDVWIYLMLAVFALAVTEMFFANRV from the coding sequence ATGTTTTTTGGATTAGATATTTTAGCACCTTTATTCGCGGTTGCTGGTGCGGTAGGTGCCTCAATTCCTCTTATCTTGCATCTGCTGAACCGAGAGCGTGCGAGGCGGTTGGTATTCAGCACTATCCGTTTCATACAGATGTCGCATCAGACGAATGTGCGACGACATAAACTGAAACGGCTGCTGCTGCTATTGATGCGTATTCTGATGTTAGCACTGCTCGGTTTCGCGTTTGCGCGTCCGTTCTTCGCTCAAACCTTTGTCATTGCACAGAAAACAGGGGGTAAACGGAACGCTGTTATTATTCTGGATACCTCCTATAGTATGCGCTATGAGAAGGTATTCGAGAACGCTAAGAAAGAAGGACTCAAGATTCTCGATGGCTTGGATACAGCCGATGCCGCGTGCCTTATTCTTTCGTCCGATAGTGCCCGTGTCGTTGCGCCGCTCGGTTCAGAATTCGCACACATTAGGACCGCTTTGAGCAATGCCGAAGCAACTTATAAACCTACGGATTACTTGGATGCGCTACAGACTGCAAATGAAATACTTGAGCCTATTCCTATTGGTGAAAAACAGGTTTATCTAATCGCTGATATGCAAAAGCGGGGATGGGAGAACTTCATTGAAACGGATAAACTCAACCCCGATGTCCAAATCCAGTTCGCTGATGTGCGTGCTGAACAACCACGCAATCTCGCGATAACAGACCTCAGTGTGCCACCTGTTGTACTGAAAGAACAAAAAGCGTCATATCTTGTTGCCCGTGTCCGTAATTTCGGTGATGAAGCCGTTGAAAATCTACCGGTTCGTCTTTTCATAGATGGCAATATGATACACACCGTCCAACTTGACATTGAACCGGACGATCTTGGAGATGCTGTCTTCAAAGTTGACTTTCAGGACGAAGCAACGCATACAGGTTGGGTTGAACTACCAGAAGACGCACTCGGTGCTGACAACAAACGCTATTTCACTTTACAGAGTTTGCAGTCAATCAAAGTCCATGCCGTCAGCGATGGACCTCGAACACAAAGCACTTATCAAACGGCAGAAACGTTTTTCATGAAAATGGCGTTTGCAGTAGGTAGTGATGCTGTACCGATTAATTTCACCGAATCGAGTTCGGTGCCGAATACAGCAACACTCGATCGCGTTGATGTTCTGGTTCTTGCCAATGTCGCGCAATTCTCTTCCAGTGAGGCTGGACGTGTGGCAGCTTACGTTGCTGCTGGCGGCGGTTTGATTGTGACGGTCGGTGATAACATAGATATTAATGCCTATGAACAAAATCTTGGCGGCGAGATAGGGGTGATGCCCTGTAAATTTGTTCAACCCGTTGGTGATGCGTTTGATCGGCAGCAGTTCCGTGTGCTTGCTACGGTGAAGTATGAACATCCTATTTTTGCTCCATTCAAAGAGCCGAATCACGGGGATTTCGGTAAGGCGCGATTCTATAGACTTTTTCAGGCGGTGCCAACAAAAGATGCTACCGTCATTGCGACTTATGATGATGGCAGCCCCGCGCTCTTTGAGAAACCTTATGGACAGCTAGGACGTGTGCTCTGCTTTACCTCAACGATAGATAGGGAATGGAACGATCTACCGATCCGAGCCGTCTATCTGCCGTTCTTGCATGAGTCTATTAAGTATCTTGCGCTCAAGGACGTAGAGGCTACCCCCGATTACCGCGTCGGGGACAATGTGGAATTGAAGGCTTTTGAAACTGAAGATGAGAACAGAACCGGTGACAGAGAGGTCGCTGTCTTCAATCCGAACAATGTTGAGACGCGCTTACAGCGAAGCGAAGGGACCACAACGGGAGAGGTTGGACAAGGCAGTCTCTTTTATGCAGACACATCAATACCGGGTATCTACTCGGTTCATACATCCGGTGCAGAGCCTTATTACTTTGTCGTCAACGGTGATGCGACTGAGTCCAACCTTGCGGCGCGCGATGTAGAAGAGCTTTCGAGTATGCTAAAGGGTACTGCAGACGAGTCGATTGAGGATACGCCTGCAGCGGAACTGGTGGCGCAATACCGTGAGGATGTTGAAAAGAGTCAAGACGTGTGGATCTATCTCATGTTAGCAGTTTTCGCTTTGGCAGTAACGGAGATGTTCTTTGCTAACCGCGTTTAA
- a CDS encoding STAS domain-containing protein, which produces MLDKFDIQIREEQEHAVIETEGYLNDALGEQLAEKAQALIQNGCTRLVINLDKTSLINSIGISILIEIIEALTEHEGTLNFCGLSATQERTFRMMAIAKYAGIFPDEESAIANL; this is translated from the coding sequence TTGTTAGACAAATTCGATATTCAAATCCGCGAAGAACAAGAACACGCGGTAATTGAAACAGAGGGATACCTGAATGATGCTCTCGGAGAGCAACTTGCCGAGAAGGCACAAGCACTCATTCAGAATGGCTGTACACGGTTGGTGATTAACCTTGACAAAACATCACTCATTAACAGCATTGGTATATCGATACTTATTGAGATCATAGAAGCACTTACGGAGCACGAGGGCACCCTGAATTTCTGTGGGCTATCCGCTACACAAGAACGGACATTCCGCATGATGGCAATTGCCAAATACGCAGGTATCTTTCCAGATGAAGAGTCCGCTATTGCCAACCTATAG
- a CDS encoding phytanoyl-CoA dioxygenase family protein, whose amino-acid sequence MQHELTESQINFYQENGFLVIENFLDAEELKEWRRCTDESVEERLGTSVEHMTNQLDPSNFYARVFTQCLRLADSHPGMRKLVHDPKIGKMATLLAGVDGMRIWHDQALIKPPSGNPTAWHLDVPYWSFDSRDAVSFWVALDDATLANGCMWYLPGTHKTARFDNVGIGENIGALFNVYPEWKEFEPQSAPCPAGSMVWHNGLTAHGAGANMTFSHRRAMTCGFMPDGCTFNGKRNILPEPYFNSLEIGDPLNDDVQNTLIWHKDWDA is encoded by the coding sequence ATGCAGCACGAACTCACTGAATCACAAATTAATTTCTATCAAGAAAATGGATTTCTTGTCATTGAAAACTTTTTGGATGCTGAAGAATTAAAGGAATGGCGACGATGCACGGATGAATCTGTTGAAGAACGGCTCGGCACCTCCGTTGAACACATGACAAACCAGTTGGATCCGTCTAACTTTTATGCGCGGGTCTTTACGCAATGCCTTCGATTGGCAGATTCACATCCGGGCATGCGAAAACTCGTACACGACCCAAAAATCGGAAAGATGGCAACACTGCTTGCAGGTGTTGACGGGATGCGGATATGGCACGACCAAGCCTTGATTAAGCCGCCGTCCGGGAACCCCACGGCATGGCACCTCGATGTCCCCTACTGGTCATTTGACTCACGGGACGCGGTTTCGTTTTGGGTCGCGTTAGACGATGCCACCCTCGCAAACGGTTGTATGTGGTATCTACCCGGCACCCATAAAACTGCACGCTTTGATAACGTCGGCATCGGTGAAAACATAGGTGCTTTGTTTAATGTGTACCCGGAATGGAAGGAATTTGAACCCCAATCCGCACCGTGTCCCGCAGGCTCTATGGTATGGCACAATGGATTGACAGCACACGGGGCAGGTGCGAACATGACATTTTCCCATCGCCGAGCAATGACGTGTGGGTTCATGCCTGACGGATGTACCTTCAACGGTAAGCGCAACATCCTACCGGAACCTTACTTTAACTCGTTAGAAATCGGTGATCCGCTTAACGACGATGTCCAGAATACGCTCATTTGGCACAAAGACTGGGACGCTTAA
- a CDS encoding 4Fe-4S dicluster domain-containing protein, with product MSDETGRRGFFKEALNQLIQPVAEFLDDRVGDHLLTEEPSERAILRPPGALPEAEFLETCHRCGNCVKNCPANAILPLQSTQSDLTNTPYIDPDEQPCVICDSLACMYVCPSGALQTVYAEDIRMGLAVFSAETCLRTKEVDCTYCVDTCPIGDDAIRLTPDGFIEVLDPGCTGCGVCQYACPTSPKSIVVEPYRV from the coding sequence ATGTCTGATGAAACGGGGAGACGTGGCTTTTTCAAGGAAGCCTTGAACCAACTCATCCAACCGGTCGCGGAGTTTCTTGATGACCGGGTAGGCGACCATCTGCTAACTGAAGAGCCGAGCGAACGTGCTATTTTGCGTCCTCCCGGAGCGTTGCCTGAAGCGGAATTTTTGGAGACATGCCATCGGTGTGGTAACTGCGTCAAGAACTGCCCGGCAAACGCGATTCTCCCTTTACAGAGCACGCAATCTGACCTCACGAATACACCTTATATCGATCCTGATGAGCAACCGTGTGTTATCTGTGATTCGCTGGCGTGCATGTACGTCTGTCCGAGCGGTGCCTTGCAAACCGTTTATGCCGAAGACATTCGGATGGGGTTGGCAGTTTTCAGTGCCGAAACCTGCTTACGGACAAAAGAGGTGGATTGCACTTACTGTGTTGACACATGTCCTATAGGTGATGACGCGATTCGTCTCACGCCAGATGGTTTTATAGAGGTTCTTGACCCTGGATGCACAGGATGCGGGGTCTGCCAGTACGCCTGCCCAACTTCACCAAAATCGATAGTCGTGGAACCCTATAGGGTCTAA
- a CDS encoding ATP-binding protein, translating to MSSEHKVLLTIPMYPDMELAAAKTGSVLAELKDFNEEAIEEIQLAIIETCINASEHSKSDDKEVHIQFLVKDDELQVKITDRGVGITADTLDGSRLLGRPGVFPDLRKRGRGLQIIKALMDEVVIESSPDGTTVSFTKKKTTE from the coding sequence GTGTCATCTGAACACAAAGTACTCCTCACTATACCGATGTATCCTGATATGGAACTTGCCGCAGCGAAAACTGGCTCTGTCCTTGCTGAATTGAAGGATTTCAATGAAGAAGCGATTGAAGAGATTCAACTCGCGATCATCGAAACTTGTATCAACGCTTCTGAACACAGCAAAAGCGATGATAAAGAAGTGCATATTCAATTCTTAGTTAAGGACGATGAGTTGCAGGTCAAAATTACTGATCGCGGGGTTGGTATAACTGCGGATACATTGGACGGCAGTCGCTTACTCGGTCGCCCAGGGGTATTCCCCGATCTGCGTAAGCGCGGAAGGGGCTTGCAAATTATTAAAGCACTAATGGATGAAGTGGTTATAGAGAGCAGCCCTGACGGCACAACTGTTAGTTTTACAAAGAAGAAGACAACCGAATAG
- a CDS encoding SpoIIE family protein phosphatase has product MKDPSKPTSGDSLQADKTQNTAEQTMERLIFSLSELEHLGQTVISGHSNFNHSSKTYLRITLGTLQVTRGTILRYHPTRQNLEVVASAPDETFSPLALEPDEVANLLQHPFIERTAIPESLEEFFARSTKLIETIDIHLWVPLKIQDEFLGMIGLGKFLGREALEAWEKELLTTLAHQISIAIAYSQMVEGIQSEKFRLFMLAESAPQICQLLQPEAAAEQVVHQAVSLLDANAGALMLTRPEQQQLEMHFTFPETLVEDIEKHNGLVISYGEEIPVPATPTSFDVLKSVVNEGIPGHCPPKSDTLFGGKNLMAVPIPGRDGDVLGVLVVGDKEERGGSIAPFTDEDVILLDSFAKQAGVAIENAHLHQEALEARQLQAEMEEARKIQVNLIPDMLPDIPGYEIAGHYEPRGPVGGDYYDCLALSTGHWGLAIADVSGKGMQAALLMATLRAGLISELSRTDTTVGENGEQGTSDPAVLYTELADMALTLNSLLYASGTEEKYATFFYSHLNPETDILTTLNAGHNPPLLVRADGTYKWLGEEVGGIPLGMFPNDMVANIAEYEAEHIQLASGDVVVYYTDGVTETVNIEDEYYEEDRLVEASKACKDSDAEAIRKYLYDSVMGFQGEADQFDDLTLLILRKQ; this is encoded by the coding sequence ATGAAAGATCCGAGCAAGCCCACTTCCGGAGACAGTTTGCAAGCCGATAAGACACAAAACACTGCAGAGCAGACTATGGAGCGGCTCATCTTCAGTTTGTCTGAGTTGGAGCATTTAGGTCAAACGGTAATCTCTGGACACAGCAATTTTAATCATTCAAGTAAAACCTATCTCCGTATCACGCTCGGCACTTTGCAAGTCACACGCGGTACAATACTACGTTACCATCCGACAAGGCAGAATCTTGAGGTCGTTGCATCAGCACCTGATGAAACCTTTTCCCCACTCGCTCTTGAACCGGACGAAGTAGCGAATTTGCTACAACATCCGTTCATTGAACGCACCGCCATCCCTGAGTCCCTTGAAGAGTTCTTTGCTCGAAGTACCAAGCTTATTGAGACTATTGATATACATCTTTGGGTCCCTCTGAAAATTCAAGATGAATTTCTTGGGATGATTGGTTTGGGGAAATTTTTGGGCAGGGAAGCGTTAGAAGCATGGGAGAAGGAATTGCTAACAACCCTTGCACACCAAATTTCAATCGCCATCGCTTATTCACAGATGGTGGAGGGTATCCAGAGCGAAAAGTTCCGGTTGTTCATGCTTGCGGAAAGTGCACCACAAATCTGCCAACTCTTGCAACCTGAGGCAGCCGCGGAGCAGGTCGTGCATCAAGCCGTTTCACTTCTGGACGCAAATGCTGGGGCGCTGATGCTCACGCGTCCAGAACAACAGCAGCTTGAAATGCACTTCACCTTTCCAGAAACACTGGTTGAGGATATCGAGAAGCATAACGGGCTTGTTATCTCTTACGGCGAAGAGATACCCGTACCTGCAACACCGACATCGTTTGATGTTTTGAAATCCGTTGTAAATGAGGGCATTCCAGGTCACTGTCCACCAAAATCCGACACCCTCTTCGGCGGCAAGAATTTAATGGCAGTTCCTATTCCGGGGCGTGATGGAGATGTCCTTGGGGTCTTGGTTGTTGGAGACAAAGAGGAGCGCGGCGGTAGTATTGCACCCTTTACTGATGAGGATGTAATTCTGCTCGATTCCTTTGCCAAACAGGCAGGTGTTGCAATTGAGAACGCACACCTGCATCAAGAAGCACTTGAGGCACGTCAGTTACAGGCGGAAATGGAAGAGGCTCGCAAGATTCAGGTGAACCTTATTCCAGACATGCTGCCTGACATTCCGGGATACGAAATCGCTGGACATTATGAGCCGCGGGGTCCAGTCGGTGGCGATTATTATGATTGTCTCGCCTTGTCTACTGGACATTGGGGACTTGCGATTGCGGATGTTTCTGGAAAAGGGATGCAAGCTGCTCTACTCATGGCGACCCTACGCGCTGGACTTATCTCTGAGTTGTCCCGCACGGACACCACCGTAGGGGAAAACGGGGAACAAGGGACATCTGATCCGGCTGTTTTATACACCGAACTTGCTGACATGGCCTTGACACTCAACTCGCTCCTTTACGCCAGCGGGACAGAAGAGAAATACGCCACCTTTTTTTATAGCCATCTCAACCCAGAAACGGATATACTGACGACCCTCAACGCTGGACATAATCCTCCACTGCTTGTCAGAGCGGATGGCACCTATAAATGGTTAGGCGAGGAGGTTGGAGGTATCCCATTGGGAATGTTTCCAAACGATATGGTTGCAAACATTGCTGAATATGAAGCGGAACATATCCAACTCGCCAGTGGCGATGTTGTTGTGTATTATACAGATGGTGTTACAGAAACCGTGAATATCGAAGACGAGTATTATGAAGAAGATCGACTCGTAGAGGCATCCAAAGCATGCAAGGATTCAGATGCTGAGGCTATCCGAAAATATCTTTACGACTCGGTCATGGGATTTCAGGGTGAGGCAGATCAGTTTGACGATCTTACTTTACTTATTTTGAGGAAGCAGTAA
- a CDS encoding transcriptional regulator, with protein sequence MNCEMSETRMRILQLLKMRAGMTIGQLTEALHISQMGVRQHLAILETEGLVERYREKQGRGRPPYVYHLTDEANSLFPTTYANFAVGLMHEVAKFNGPGFINKVFRGRMKSQLETYQLRLKGKTLSERVKELARIRDEEGYMARFDENENDYVLTEHNCPIALIAQEYPHVCEIETALFRQSLDAKVVRVEHIMQGSHKCCYRIPKADEE encoded by the coding sequence GTGAATTGCGAAATGAGCGAAACCCGAATGCGAATCCTGCAGCTGCTGAAAATGCGCGCGGGCATGACGATCGGTCAACTGACAGAGGCTTTGCACATCAGCCAGATGGGGGTCCGACAACACCTCGCGATCCTTGAAACAGAGGGGTTGGTTGAACGCTACCGAGAAAAGCAGGGACGAGGGCGTCCGCCTTACGTGTATCACTTAACCGATGAAGCAAACAGCCTTTTCCCCACAACCTATGCTAACTTTGCTGTTGGTCTGATGCATGAGGTTGCAAAGTTTAATGGTCCCGGTTTCATCAACAAAGTCTTCCGTGGGCGGATGAAATCACAGTTGGAGACTTATCAATTACGGCTCAAAGGCAAAACGTTGTCCGAACGGGTCAAAGAACTTGCACGTATCCGTGATGAAGAGGGATACATGGCACGCTTTGACGAGAATGAGAACGACTACGTCTTAACCGAACATAACTGTCCTATCGCTTTGATCGCGCAAGAATACCCGCACGTCTGCGAAATTGAGACGGCACTCTTCCGGCAATCCTTGGATGCGAAAGTTGTTCGGGTGGAACATATCATGCAGGGAAGCCATAAATGTTGCTACCGGATTCCTAAAGCCGACGAAGAGTAA